AGTCTGAATCATAAAAGTCTTCAGGGACATCTGTCACACTGCTTCTGGGGCGAATGTTTTCGCAATCGTCTCCAGGATTTAGAAACTGGAAAATAGCCATAAAAGTCGCATAACTCGACAGTCCTGTATAAAAAGAAATGTCTCCATCCGTAGTGAAACGATCGACACAAAATAAACGTGAAGAAATTTCCTGCTGTTGGCGCTCGCACTCAGCAAGTTTCTCGTTCAATTCAGTGTTCTCGCGGCGAAGGTTGTTAATTTCATCCTCCGACTGCTTTAATTTCTCTTCAAGTTCAGCGATTTTTTGGCTCTGTTCGGCGATTTTTCTTTCTAGATCTGGGGGGTCAAGCTCTAAGCTTGTGCTCGGCTCATTGGCTGATATCTCGACGAATTCCTCGACGACTTCTTCTTCATTGTTTACACTTGCCGAAGGAGACGAATCGAAGCTTATTTCCTCGGCGAGCTGAAGTTTTTTCTTCACAGGAAGCGGTTTTCGTTCAGTCGgggcttttcttttcttcggcGAAGGCCCAGACCAGTCAAATTTGGAAGGCACACCACCGTCTCTGACATAGATCCGTCCGTTCAAAGTCTTTCGAAGATCTTCTGGCCTGAAATGTAATGAACAGACCTTCGTACGCTCTGTAATTACGAAATCCTTTCCCTCATCTTGACGAATCGCGTGTATCCACTGTTTTCGAATCAACGGCGCtttaggaaagttaaaaaagttaacCTTCTTTCCTGATGGCGAAGCATAACCGAACTGATTGCAGTTTGGAACGCAGCAGTAGGAAGGCATCGCTAGAAGAATCACGAAGAATCTACAGAACAACACAAGAAGCGTAGTCAAAACAAACCAAGTCACATACTGACTGGCCTCGCTTCCATGCTACTAGTTCCGGGCCGTCCGAgtggtccgccatatttgcattcggtgtatttcttaaaatcattttaagattaaaaaaattgctaaaaagcgacgacgtttcgacgttagctgaacgtcattatcaagtcaaaataagttagtgatttttggtctataaatactaaaaaaaacaacaatagctgattaaaaattgtaacgtgagaaaatattaaacaaagagtttcacACGTATGGAGTCCATCTGAATATTTATATTGGGCTTAAGTTTCTTGATGAAGAGcatttcaaatactaaacaatcaagtttgctctggcactttcttaaaaccgtgaattggctttctctcaaaaggttgttgttaccgtgagcttctaagaaatgtctaccgattgccgaatttttttgctcagcaatgcgttgatgaaggtgtcgggctgtgtacccgacataatctgcatcgcacagatcacatgaaaaattgtaaacaacacaCTGCTTATTAACAATTGACGGCTTGATTTCTTTGGGTCTGAGGTCTTGCCCCAATTTCTTGCTCACGAAAACTGGTTGCAAAGTAGGGCCAATCTTATGGCTAAGATCGCGTAACTGCTTACGAACCGCATTAGCGGCCACTTGATCTTTAAAAGGAAGACTAATTCTTACTATGCTACTATCATCATTGTTTCTTTCTGCTTTGTTCGCTGaggaatttagaaaaagaaactttttgataGCAGAATCAATAACACTCATTTCTTAGAAGCTCACGGTAACAACAACCTTTTGAGAGAAAGCCAATTCACGGTTTTAAGAAAGTGCCAGAGcaaatttgattg
The sequence above is a segment of the Porites lutea chromosome 3, jaPorLute2.1, whole genome shotgun sequence genome. Coding sequences within it:
- the LOC140931069 gene encoding uncharacterized protein, which gives rise to MPSYCCVPNCNQFGYASPSGKKVNFFNFPKAPLIRKQWIHAIRQDEGKDFVITERTKVCSLHFRPEDLRKTLNGRIYVRDGGVPSKFDWSGPSPKKRKAPTERKPLPVKKKLQLAEEISFDSSPSASVNNEEEVVEEFVEISANEPSTSLELDPPDLERKIAEQSQKIAELEEKLKQSEDEINNLRRENTELNEKLAECERQQQEISSRLFCVDRFTTDGDISFYTGLSSYATFMAIFQFLNPGDDCENIRPRSSVTDVPEDFYDSDSDDEGNFQPTKRGRPRKLKPLDEFFIVLCRLRRGFSEKHLAHLYGVAQSTISRIFIPWINYMYLKLGQICIWPSKEVVQATMPADFKEKFPTTRVIIDCTEVRCEMPSSLLLNSELFSSYKNHVTLKGLVGIAPSGAITFISQLYTGSISDREIVTRSGFLSQAFENGDTVMADKGFTIEDILPLGVKLNIPPFLGANAQMSAEDVIRTQQIAGLRIHVERAINKIKNFLIWKGEIPLSLFSVVNQMWSVCAFLCNAQDPLISE